From Streptomyces griseorubiginosus, one genomic window encodes:
- a CDS encoding alpha/beta fold hydrolase, with protein MTVITEDGVRLWASRSGAPDSGDPLILCHGGPGLWDMFEDVAAMLDGLTTVIRWDQRGCGRSDRCDGPWTTDRFVADLDAVRRRFGLDRVALLGHSWGAQLALSHALAHPARVSTLIYVSGNGIGPVSDWHAAYKENLASRLKGQERPGDEREQVILQWSADFADPARALERARRMADPWFAINYACNRALNTEIKNTWGAPGLRAACRALDLPVLIVDGAEDIRPRSAVDSLEEALPRVRRVVLPRAGHLPWVESPAAFREAVTGALAHRP; from the coding sequence ATGACCGTGATCACCGAGGACGGCGTACGGCTGTGGGCTTCGCGTTCGGGTGCCCCTGACTCAGGTGACCCGCTGATCCTGTGCCACGGCGGGCCGGGTCTGTGGGACATGTTCGAGGACGTGGCCGCGATGCTCGACGGCCTGACCACGGTGATCCGCTGGGACCAGCGCGGCTGCGGCCGGTCCGACCGGTGCGACGGACCCTGGACGACCGACCGTTTCGTGGCCGACCTGGACGCCGTGCGCCGGCGCTTCGGCCTGGACCGGGTGGCCCTGCTCGGCCACTCCTGGGGCGCCCAGCTCGCGTTGAGCCATGCCCTGGCCCACCCGGCGCGGGTGAGCACGCTGATCTACGTGAGCGGGAACGGCATCGGTCCGGTGTCCGACTGGCACGCCGCCTACAAGGAGAACCTCGCGTCCCGCCTCAAAGGACAGGAGCGCCCGGGGGACGAGCGCGAGCAGGTGATCCTCCAGTGGTCGGCCGACTTCGCGGACCCCGCGCGCGCCCTGGAGCGGGCCCGGCGGATGGCCGACCCCTGGTTCGCGATCAACTACGCGTGCAACCGTGCGCTGAACACCGAGATCAAGAACACATGGGGCGCTCCTGGGCTCCGGGCGGCCTGCCGGGCCCTGGACCTGCCCGTCCTGATCGTCGACGGTGCCGAGGACATCCGCCCGCGCTCGGCGGTGGACTCGCTGGAGGAGGCCTTGCCACGCGTACGGCGGGTGGTGCTGCCGCGGGCCGGGCACCTGCCCTGGGTGGAGTCCCCGGCCGCCTTCCGGGAGGCCGTGACCGGGGCACTGGCCCACCGTCCCTAG
- a CDS encoding LysR family transcriptional regulator, with product MSSAVDLAPQELRILVAVAETGGFSAAAPRLGTTQSAVSHAVRGIERKLGVVLFERGRFGARPTPAGERAVAHARRVLRMLQTLVREARDAPRAEITGPLRIAAFRSAALYLLPAVLERLSARHPGIEATVTVVREIGPGTAGEVAEGRADLGIATFAGRTEIAPGLVGDVLLEEPYALVHPAGHPEPRSLPLVDWWENCSSSTRAWWAAQDWIPAATVRAEDDGAVLSMVGSGLGMAIMPALSLTAAPPGTRITDLGPERPTRRVGYVTTPELAATEAVRALVRELRSSAKEQVSAV from the coding sequence GTGAGCAGTGCCGTCGATCTCGCGCCCCAGGAGTTGCGGATCCTGGTGGCCGTCGCCGAGACGGGCGGTTTCTCCGCGGCCGCGCCCCGCCTCGGCACCACCCAGTCCGCCGTCTCGCACGCCGTACGCGGCATCGAGCGCAAGCTGGGAGTCGTCCTGTTCGAGCGGGGTCGGTTCGGGGCCCGCCCCACCCCCGCCGGTGAACGGGCCGTGGCCCACGCCCGCCGGGTGCTGCGGATGCTCCAGACGCTGGTCAGGGAGGCCCGGGACGCCCCGAGGGCCGAGATCACCGGCCCCCTGCGCATCGCCGCCTTCCGCAGCGCCGCCCTGTATCTGCTGCCGGCCGTCCTGGAGCGCCTCTCCGCACGGCACCCGGGGATCGAGGCGACCGTCACGGTCGTACGGGAGATCGGTCCCGGAACCGCCGGTGAGGTGGCCGAGGGGCGGGCCGACCTCGGCATCGCGACCTTCGCCGGCCGTACGGAGATCGCGCCGGGGCTCGTGGGGGACGTACTCCTGGAGGAGCCCTACGCTCTCGTCCACCCCGCCGGGCATCCCGAGCCGCGGTCGCTGCCCCTGGTCGACTGGTGGGAGAACTGCTCCTCCTCCACGCGCGCGTGGTGGGCCGCGCAGGACTGGATCCCGGCCGCGACCGTCCGCGCCGAGGACGACGGGGCCGTGCTGTCGATGGTGGGCAGCGGGCTCGGGATGGCGATCATGCCCGCCCTCTCCCTCACCGCGGCCCCGCCCGGCACCCGGATCACCGACCTCGGACCCGAGCGGCCCACCCGCCGGGTCGGCTATGTCACCACTCCCGAGCTCGCCGCCACCGAGGCCGTCCGTGCGCTCGTCCGGGAACTCAGATCATCGGCGAAAGAGCAGGTCAGTGCGGTGTGA
- a CDS encoding metallophosphoesterase family protein: MDLPDFGIPPRLARRMSMAEQHEYLRTKLSRRRTLVTAGAVASGLLTGCSAAGTSTAGPSPSPTATVHGSAVTPFGRHLAFGADPKTQMRISWQVPLAVRKPYVRVGLRPDDLGRRIEAELRDLHTPGQTGVRLALDQYYLHAALDGLRPGTTYYYGVGHEGFDPADAGHRATVTSFRTAPASPERFVFTAFGDQGVGTAAAANDNLLLRQKPAFHLHAGDLCYADANGQGRTSDGYDPGFWDLFLKQNEEVARSVPWMVTTGNHDMEAWYSPDGYGGQLARWTLPDSGFDPRSAPGVYSFTYGNVGVVALDANDVSYEIQANFGYTDGKQTRWLEKRLGELRAAEGIDFVVVYFHHCAYSTSSHASDGGVRAEWLPLFEKHQVDLVINGHNHVYERTDAIRGGEVGRTVPVGGATDPTRDGIVYVTAGGGGRDLYGFPAGVRESYEGRVYDHESVETFQWTKSRQSRKETVEWSRVRYRGFSLLSVEVESGARPRLSVSALAQSGKRIDRFEVRRGV; this comes from the coding sequence ATGGATCTCCCCGACTTCGGCATCCCGCCCCGGCTCGCGCGCCGGATGAGCATGGCCGAGCAGCACGAGTACCTGCGCACGAAGCTGTCCCGGCGCCGGACGCTGGTGACCGCGGGGGCGGTGGCGAGCGGGTTGCTGACGGGGTGTTCCGCCGCGGGGACGTCCACGGCCGGCCCTTCCCCCTCCCCCACGGCCACGGTGCACGGCTCCGCCGTCACCCCCTTCGGCCGCCATCTCGCCTTCGGTGCCGACCCGAAGACGCAGATGCGGATCTCGTGGCAGGTCCCGCTCGCGGTCCGCAAGCCGTACGTCCGCGTCGGCCTGCGGCCCGACGACCTGGGCCGGCGGATCGAGGCCGAGCTCCGCGACCTGCACACCCCCGGACAGACCGGTGTGCGCCTCGCCCTCGACCAGTACTACCTGCACGCGGCCCTGGACGGCCTGCGCCCCGGCACGACGTACTACTACGGCGTCGGCCACGAAGGCTTCGACCCCGCGGACGCCGGACACCGCGCGACCGTCACGAGCTTCCGCACGGCCCCGGCGAGTCCGGAGAGGTTCGTGTTCACCGCCTTCGGCGACCAGGGCGTCGGCACGGCCGCGGCCGCCAACGACAACCTGCTGCTGCGCCAGAAGCCCGCCTTCCACCTGCACGCCGGCGACCTCTGCTACGCCGACGCCAACGGCCAGGGCCGGACGTCCGACGGCTACGACCCGGGCTTCTGGGACCTGTTCCTCAAGCAGAACGAGGAGGTCGCGCGGAGCGTGCCGTGGATGGTGACGACCGGCAACCACGACATGGAGGCCTGGTACTCGCCCGACGGCTACGGCGGCCAGCTCGCCCGCTGGACCCTGCCGGACAGCGGCTTCGACCCGCGCTCGGCACCGGGCGTGTACTCCTTCACGTACGGCAACGTCGGGGTCGTGGCGCTGGACGCGAACGACGTGTCGTACGAGATCCAGGCCAACTTCGGCTACACGGACGGGAAGCAGACGCGGTGGCTGGAGAAGAGGCTCGGTGAGCTGCGGGCGGCCGAGGGGATCGACTTCGTCGTCGTGTACTTCCACCACTGCGCGTACTCGACCTCCTCGCACGCCTCCGACGGCGGGGTGCGCGCCGAGTGGCTGCCGCTGTTCGAGAAGCACCAGGTGGACCTGGTGATCAACGGGCACAACCACGTGTACGAGCGGACCGACGCGATCCGCGGCGGCGAGGTGGGCAGGACGGTGCCGGTCGGCGGGGCCACGGACCCGACGCGGGACGGGATCGTCTACGTCACGGCGGGCGGGGGCGGCCGGGATCTGTACGGCTTCCCCGCGGGCGTGCGGGAGAGCTACGAGGGGCGTGTGTACGACCACGAGTCGGTCGAGACCTTCCAGTGGACGAAGTCACGCCAGTCCCGGAAGGAGACGGTGGAGTGGTCGCGGGTGCGCTACCGCGGCTTCTCGCTGCTCTCGGTGGAGGTGGAGAGCGGCGCGCGGCCGCGGCTGTCGGTGTCGGCGCTCGCGCAGAGCGGAAAGCGCATCGACCGTTTCGAGGTGCGGCGCGGGGTCTGA
- a CDS encoding NADP-dependent oxidoreductase, with protein MTALTVHQTSRPTGFPTPEHFRFVESEIPAPSPGTALVENLYWSVDPYHREMMDGDFELNAPLEGRTLGRVVASREPALREGELIVHRKGWRTHSVVSPAEVRHLPRHEGLPLSAYLSVLGGTGLTAYVGLTRIARLREGEDLFVSAAAGGVGTATGRLARLLGAGRLIGSAGSPAKVRHLVEQVGYDTAFDYHDGPVADLLAKAAPHGIDMFVDNVGGEHLGAAIGALRDRGRVVRVGTVGQYNTPHAPQARFNHADVVEKSLRLEGFLVRDYADVQEELYEFAVPRLLDGTLALDETVLDGFDRIVEAFLLMLRGGNTGKILVRALP; from the coding sequence ATGACCGCGCTCACCGTGCACCAGACCTCCCGCCCGACCGGCTTCCCGACCCCGGAGCACTTCCGTTTCGTGGAGTCGGAGATCCCCGCCCCCTCCCCCGGCACGGCTCTCGTGGAGAACCTCTACTGGTCGGTCGACCCCTACCACCGCGAAATGATGGACGGGGACTTCGAGTTGAACGCCCCGCTGGAGGGCCGCACCCTCGGCCGAGTCGTCGCCTCCCGCGAACCGGCCCTGCGTGAGGGCGAGTTGATCGTGCACCGCAAGGGCTGGCGCACCCACTCGGTGGTGAGCCCGGCCGAGGTCAGACACCTGCCCCGCCACGAAGGCCTGCCGCTCTCCGCGTACTTGAGCGTGCTCGGCGGCACCGGCCTCACCGCGTACGTCGGCCTCACCCGCATCGCCCGGCTCCGCGAGGGCGAGGACCTGTTCGTCTCCGCCGCGGCCGGCGGGGTCGGCACGGCGACGGGCCGTTTGGCACGGCTGCTGGGCGCGGGGCGGCTGATCGGCAGCGCGGGCTCACCGGCCAAGGTGCGCCACCTGGTGGAACAGGTCGGCTACGACACGGCGTTCGACTACCACGACGGCCCCGTCGCGGACCTCCTCGCGAAGGCCGCGCCCCACGGCATCGACATGTTCGTGGACAACGTCGGCGGTGAGCACCTGGGCGCGGCGATCGGCGCGCTGCGGGACCGCGGACGGGTGGTGCGCGTGGGCACGGTCGGCCAGTACAACACCCCGCACGCGCCGCAGGCCCGCTTCAACCACGCGGACGTGGTGGAGAAGAGCCTGCGCCTGGAGGGCTTCCTGGTCCGCGACTACGCCGACGTGCAGGAGGAGTTGTACGAGTTCGCGGTCCCGCGCCTGCTGGACGGCACCCTCGCCCTGGACGAGACGGTCCTTGACGGCTTCGACCGCATCGTGGAGGCGTTCCTGCTGATGCTGCGGGGCGGGAACACGGGGAAGATCCTGGTGCGGGCGCTGCCCTAG